The genomic stretch ATGCTTTCCCTTATCCCTTACAATGAACAAGATTATCAGTTGCTTTGTGAAAAGATAACAGCAGAAAAAGTGAAAAAACATTTAGAAGGAATTGTAGAAGGTAAGGTTATCAGATATGAACTCCCTAATATTTCGGCTTTACAATTTGTGTGCTATAACGCTATGGGCGGAGGGGTAACAACATCATTAAGCATTGATACACATGGAAAGAGCCTTAGCTATGCTCTATTGGAAATGAAAGTTGATATGTAAGAAAGTCCTGCCTTGTAGGCAGGATTCTCTTACATAATATTAAAATCTGTCACAAGAGAAACAACATTTCCTTTTTCATTAATTCCCCAATATGAGGCATAAAATCCATCTCCATATCCGGAAGAGAAGATTAGGGCATTAAGGTTATATTCTTCATCAAGGATTAAATTTCCCCACATATCATCGTGTTCTTCAAGTTTTTCTTCTAGAATGTCATCATAGAAGCTAATAAAGTCATCTCCAAGCTCGTTGATTTTCTGTCTTTCGAGCTCTTCCATCTTTAGTACAGCACTTCCATCAGCAAAACAGCTTAAACCTGTATCAACAGGATGGCCAAAAATCATATTTTTCTTAAGATTTTTAATATGTTGACCAGGTTTTGTTGCCATTTCAAAGCGAACTGGCTTTTGAGTTGAAAACGTAATAAGAGCTCCGGCGACAGAGTTTTCTTTATCTAATAGTAAAGAAACAGGATATGAGCCAGGTTGAACGTTTTTTTGGAAAGCGGTACCTTCCTCAAAAAAGTTAGGATCACATGCAACGATATTTCCAGATATAATGGTAATGTTCTCGATAGATTGATAGTATAGGTTTTCTTTCTCATGAAGAAGAAAAGAAAGTAGCTCTTGCATATGTTTTCATCCTTTCTAAGCCAATAGTCTTTCCTAGTATAACAGCAAACAAGAAAAGAAATTTCAATTCTATACGTTTTTAGTGAAAATAGTACTAAAAAAGTGTTTGCAAGCGCAATCATTCTGTTGTATACTAAGTTCATAGATAAGGATTGTTACTGTTCGGCAGGCAAAACCTGAATTCATTAGAGTGTTATAGGCTTCTATAATGCTGTCATGAGTTCGGGTTTTTTTGTTAGCGAACAAAATTTCAGTGACAAGGTGAATCATTATGCGCATAAAGAAAATTTTTAACAATAACGTTATTCTTTCAGAAAGTGAACATAATCAAGAAATAGTTGTAATGGGAAGAGGACTCGCTTTTCAAAAGAAAGCAGGAGACGAAGTTGAGGAAGAGAAGATTGAAAAAACATTCGTTATTCACTCAGAATCTACTGCTAACAAATTATCTGAACTTCTCAAAGATATTCCGTTTCTCCACTTAGAAGTATCAAATGACATTATTGAATTAGCTCAAGAAAAACTATCATGTCAGCTTAATGAGACGGTATACCTTTCATTAACAGATCATATTCATTTCGCACTAACCCGCTTTAAAGAAGGACTTATCATTAAGAACCCGCTTTTATGGGAAGTTAAGAAATTTTATAAAGATGAACACGCTGTTGCCCTTCTTGCACTAGATTTGATTGAAGAACGTACAGGCATTCGTTTACCAGAAGATGAAAGCGCATCAATTGCTCTTCACCTTTTCAATGCCCGCCAAGATTCATCAGGTATGGAAGAGACAATGGAAATGACAAATATCGTGAATAGTGTTGTAAATATTGTGAACTATCACTACGGTATTTCCTTTGATGAAGAGTCTATTAATTACAATCGTTTTATTACACACTTACGCTATTTTGCTTATCGAATGCTACGCGGGGAGCTTGAGCATGATGAAGAAGAAAATTCTCTCTATGAGCAAGTGAAAAATCAGTATCCTGCAGCAGATGAATGTACAAAAAAAGTACAGAAATATTTACAAAAAGAGTATAATGTTAAAATGACGAAAGATGAGTTATCATACTTTATTATCCACATTCATAGAGTTTCTAATCGAGAAAAAAATAAATAACGACACTCATTTAGGATTGTTACTGGTTAGCAGGCAAAACCTGAAGAGAACAAAGAAAAGACGATGCTCTTTTCGTGTTCCCTTCAGGTTTTTTACGTTAAAAAGGAGGAAAGAGCTATGGATAACAAGCAGCTTGGTAATGAAATTGTAGAACTAGTTGGTGGAGAAGGCAACATTATATCCCTTGTCCATTGTGCAACACGCCTTCGCTTTAAGCTTCGAAAGCATAGCGAAGCAAATAAAGATGCCCTAACGAATCACCCAGAAGTGATTACAGTTGTTGAAAAGGGAGGGCAGTTTCAAGTTGTAGTTGGAAACCGCGTTGGAAAAGTATACAGCGAGATTATGAAAAACCATGCGATCAAAGGTGGGGATGAAGGAGCAGAAGGCGGCGGAGAAAAGGTTAGCGTTGTCTCTCGCGTCTTTGAATATATTTCAGGCACGTTCTCGCCGCTTATTCCCGCTTTAGCAGGAGCAGGGATGATTAAAGCCCTCCTTGCCGTGTTAACTCTTTTAAACGTGTTGGATGCTAAAAGTACAACATATGCCGTTTTAAATGCCGCATCTGGAGGAGTATTTTACTTTCTCCCAGTCTTTGTCGGTATTACAGCAGCACGGAAATTAAATGCAAATCCATTTGTAGGGGGAGCCATTGCAGCAGGACTTTTGGAACCTAATTTTACGGCTCTTATTGAACAGAGTGGAAATATAAACTTTTTAAATATTCCACTTCTTGCAATTGATTACTCTTCAACGGTTTTCCCGATGCTGATTGCGATTGCGATTTATGCGATGCTTGAGAAAGTATTAAAAAAGTACACGCCAGATACAATTCAATTATTCTTTGTACCAATGATCAGCTTGCTTATTATGGTTCCTTTGACAGCGCTTGCATTCGGTCCTTTTGCTGAATATGTAAGTGCCGGCATTGGATCAGGCATTGTCTTTATGCTAGATAAATCAGCAATTCTTACAGGGATTTTAATTGCTGCTGCTTGGCCAATCCTCGTTATTTTAGGGGTTCACTGGGGAATTACGCCAATTTCGATTGCAAACTTTTCACGTGGCGGAGATATGATTAACCCAATTACAGCAGCTGCCACATTTGCTCAAATGGGAATTGCACTTGGTGTTTACCTTCGCGCTCGCAAAAACAAAAATTTGCAGTCCCTTTCAATTGCTGCCCTTTTATCAGGACTATTCGCAGGGGTAACAGAGCCCATTCTTTACGGAATTATCCTACGCTATAAAAAGCTTATACCAATCTTACTTGCATCAGGTGGACTTGGAGGGGCCTTTATTGCAGTGTTCGATGTAAGAGTCTTTACATTTGTATTTAACAGCATGTTTACAATTCCTGCTTATTCTCCAATGGTAGGATATGTGATTGGAATTAGTATTTCATTTGCAGCAGCAACTATTTTAACCTTTATTATCGGTGCTGAAGGTAAAAAGAAAGAAGGAAAAAAAGAAGAAGGAAAAGCAGAGGTAGCAGCAACTGCAGAACCTGCTGTGACTAATATGAAAAACAGTCAGAAGACTGAACTTTCTTCTCCATTAGTGGGAGAAATGGTTCCATTAGAAAATGTAGAAGACCCTGTTTTTTCAAGCGGCGCAATGGGAAAAGGTGTAGCTGTTGAACCAACAGAAGGGATTGTATATGCACCGTTTGATGGAGAAGTATCTATTTTGTTTCCAACAAAGCATGCAATTGGCTTAAAAAGTGATGATGGGATCGAACTACTGATCCACGTTGGACTTGATACAGTACAGCTTGATGGCAAACATTTTTCAGCATACGTTTCTCAAGGAGAGAAAGTGAAAAAGGGAACTAAGCTTGTCACATTTGATATTGAAGGTATTCAAAAAGAAGGATACCAAACAACAACGCCTGTTATTGTAACAAATACAGATCAATATTTAGATGTTGTGCCATCAACATTTAAGCATGTGAATAGTAAAGAGCCTGTGTTTACCGTTATAAAATAATAAACCGAGAGGAAGATGAAATATGGCTACATTTAAACCAACATTTCCAAAAAACTTTTACTGGGGTGGAGCAACTGCTGCTAACCAAATTGAAGGAGCATTTGATAAAGATGGAAAGGGATTATCAGCTGCAGACTTTGTAGAATATATTCCAAAAGAAGAGCGCACAAAAGATAATGCAATGGAAATCACCTCAGAACAAATTCGTAAAACACTTAGCGGCGAGAGTACAGGACGTTTTCCAAAACGTGAAGGAGTAGACTTCTATCATCGCTATAAAGAAGATATCGCTCTTCTTGCTGAAATGGGTTTTACAGCTTTTCGACTTTCTATTCACTGGTCAAGAATTTTTCCAAACGGCTATGATAAAGAGCCAAATGAAGCTGGTCTAGCTTTTTATGATCGCGTGTTTGATGAACTCGCAAAATATAACATTGAGCCAATTGTAACGTTATCTCATTATGAGACACCATACGGACTAACAGAGAAATATAATGGATGGGCAGGACGTGAAGTGATTGATCATTTTGTACGCTACGCGGAAACGGTCTTTACTCGCTACAAAGACAAAGTAAAGTTTTGGATTTCATTTAATGAAATTAACGTGATTACATTAAGTCCATTTACAGGAGGAGGGATTGTGTCAGACCGTGAGGAAAATCCCGTACAAACGAAATACCAAGCTCTTCACCATCAGTTTGTAGCAAGTGCTCTTGTGACGAAAAGATTGCATGAAATTAATCCAGAAGGAAAAATGGGTTGCATGCTAGCAAGAATGAGTCACTATGCAAATACACCAAACCCTGAAGATGTCTTAAAAGCTCAAAAAGACAATCAAGATAACTTGTTCTTTACAGATGTCCATGCAAGAGGAGAATATCCAAAATATATGGAGCGTTTCTTCATTGAAAATGATATTAAAATTATCAAAGAAACAGGAGACGATGAAATTATTAAACAGTATCCTGTTGACTATATTACAATTAGTTACTATATGTCTATGCTGTCATCCTCTGCTCCTGAGGGAGAGCGCACAGATGGAAACTTGATGAATTCTCTTAAAAATCCTTATTTAGAAGCATCTGATTGGGGTTGGCAAATTGACCCTGTTGGTTTGCGAATCGTGTTGAATGATATGTATGACCGCTATAGACTTCCAATCTTTATTGTTGAAAATGGCTTAGGTGCATATGACAAAGTAGAAGAAGACGGATCAATTCATGATACGTACCGTATTGATTATTTACGCAAGCACATTGAGCAAATGAAAGAAGCGATAGGAGATGGAGTGGAACTGCTTGGTTATACATCTTGGGGACCAATTGATTTAGTTTCGATGTCAACGAGCGAAATGTCTAAACGATATGGCTACGTTTACGTTGATAAAGATGATGATGGAAATGGTACATTAGACAGAAAGAGAAAAGATTCGTTTTATTGGTATAAGAAAGTCATCGCAAGCAATGGAGAAGAACTATAAGAAACGAAAAAACCGGTATGAACTTACATGCCGGTTTTTTAATCTGTAAATAAAGATTGTTTATTTTATATGTAATGGAGAAGGAGGGATTTTGGATGCTAAATCTATAGGGTGAAAAAAGAGAGTATTTTTGTGTAAAACGGGAACAGTGATAAAAGATGAAGTTTTTTCTACGCGATTTTCAGAAAGTATGAAAAGTTTGACTGCTGAACGAGAAAGAAGGTAAAATGAAAATAGAATGAATATTCATTCTTACTTAAGAGATGCTTGTTGAGAGGATGGACATCATGCAAAATAAGCGCGATAAAATTATGGATGCTGCACTCGAGCTTTTTGCAGAGCGAGGTTTTAACGCTACAACAGTTCCGACAATCGCTTTAAATGCTGAAGTAGGAGCAGGGACCATTTATCGTTATTTTGAGCATAAAGAAGCTCTTGTTAATGCTGTTTTTCAGCGGTGCGTAGAAAGCTTTTCACACCATTTACAAGAGAACTATCCGAGTGATTCCGGTATTAGAGAACAGTTTCGACACCTGTTTTTTAAAGTAGTTGGTTTTGCCCGAGATCACGTTTATGCTTTTTCATTTTTAGAAAGCCAAAGCAATGCGCCCTATTTAGATTCAAAAAGTATTGACATTTTCCAAGAAATGATGGATTTTTTCTATCAGTTTTTAGAGGAAGGAAAGAAAGTAAATGTTATTCGCTCTGTACCAACAGAAGCACTGTTTGCGATTGTGTACGGTGCATATGTTGAGATAGCAAAACTTTTGCGTAAAAAAATTCTTTCAGAAAGTGATCAACTTATGAATAGTTTAGAAGCGTGTTGTTGGGATGCGGTGAGAGTGTAGAAATTCTACCGCTTTCTTATTAAGAAGAAAAGAATGAACATTCATTCCGCTACATTAATTTATGAAAATAGAATGATAGATACTTATATTTTTCGTCAGTCTATCTTATGAAACAATTGCACAAAAAAGAGGAGGCTTTTCTCATGGAAAAAGAACGTACTATTCCACAACCTAAAACTTATGGACCGTTAGGCAGCTTGCCGCTTATGGATAAAGATAAGCCAATGCAAACATTTATGAAAATTGGTCAGGAACTAGGCCCTATTTTTCAATTTCAATTTCCACATGCTTTAGGAACATTTGTCTCGGGACATGATTTAGTTGCTGAAGTATGTGATGAAGAGAAGTTTCAAAAGCAGCTAGGAGTGTCTCTTACAAGCGCTAGAGAGTTTGCAGGTGACGGACTTTTTACAAGTTATACAGAAGAGCCGAATTGGAAAAAAGCCCATAATATTTTATTACCAAGTTTTAGTCAACGCGCAATGAAAGGTTATCATCATATGATGCTTGATATTGCAACACAGCTTGTTGAAAAATGGGAACGTCTAAATAAAGAAGAAGAAATTGATGTACCAGAAGATATGACTCGTCTAACATTGGATACAATTGGTCTTTGCGGTTTTGGTTATCGTTTCAATAGCTTCTACCGAGAAGGAGCTCATCCATTTGTAGATAGTATGGTAAGAGCATTGGATGAATCAATGAATAAAATGAATCGTTTACCTATTCAAGATAAGCTCATGGTGCGTAAAAAACGTCAATTTCAAGAGGACAAAATGTTCATGTTTGAACTCGCTGATGAGATTATTAAAGAGCGTAAAAAACAAGGGGAGGTAGATGGGGACGATCTTCTTGCCCATATGCTAAATGGAAAAGATCCTGAAACAGGAGAGAAACTAGATGATGAAAATATTCGCTACCAAATGATTACGTTTTTAATTGCGGGTCATGAAACAACGAGCGGTCTTTTATCATTTGCGATTTACTATCTTTTGAAAAATCCGCGCGTGCTCAAGAAAGCATACAAGGAAGTTGATGAAGTATTAACAGGAATGCCGACTTATGAAGATGTAAGAAAGTTAAAATATATTCGAATGATTTTAAATGAAGCCCTACGACTTTGGCCAACTGCTCCAGCTTTTTCTCTTTATGCGAAAGAGGATATTATGCTCGGAGGAAAATATCCAATAGAAAAGAACCAAAGCGTAAGCGTTCTTTTAGGAAATCTTCACCGAGACAAAAGAGTGTGGGGAGAAAATGTGGAAGAATTCCGACCAGAACGGTTCCAAGATGAAGAGAAAATTCCACATCATGCGTACAAACCGTTTGGAAATGGTCAGCGCGCATGTATTGGTCAACAGTTTGCACTGCATGAAGCAACGCTTGTACTAGGAATGATCCTGCAAAGATTTAATATTGTAGATCATAGAAACTACGAACTAAAAGTAAAAGAAACGTTAACATTAAAACCTGACAATTTTACAATTAAAGTAAGCACTCGCGAGCGCGAATATGCAGCTCTAAACGAGCATAAAAGCGAAAACAAAGCAGCTGAAAAAGTAGAACAAGACGTTATCATTGAAGAGCATAACACACCGCTTCTTGTTCTTCATGGATCAAATTTAGGCACTGCTGAAGGAATTGCAAATGAACTTGCTGAGCTTGGCGAGAGATACGGTTTCTCCACAACTATTGCCTCTTTGAACAGTTATAGTGGCAAGCTACCAATATCAGGCGCAGTCTTAATTGTTTCAGCTTCCTATAATGGAAAAGCTCCAGATAATGCAACGGAGTTTGTGAACTGGTTAGAAACGTCAAAAAATGATTTATCAGGTGTTCACTATGCTGTGTTTGGATGTGGTGACAGAAACTGGGCAAGTACGTATCAACGGATACCGAGAGTAATTGATGAAAAAATGACTAAGCTTGGTGCAGAACGGATTGTAGATAGAGGAGAAGGAGATGCAAGCGGCGACTTTGAGCTTCATCTCGATGAGTGGAAAAATCAATTGACGAAAAAAGTGAAAGAAACATTTAACGTCGAAGAAACGAAAGAAGTAGCAGAGAAAAAAGGATTGAACGTGACATTTGTAAAAGAAAACGTTCAGCATCCACTTGTCAAAACGTATAAAGCACAAGAAGCAGAAATTCTGTTAAATAAGGAGCTTCAGAGAGAAGAAAGTGGCAGAAGTACACGTCATATTGAAATCTCTTTACCAAATGGAGTTTCTTATAAGGAAGGAGATCACCTCGGTATTCTTCCGCAAAATAGTGCTGAGCTTGTTAATCGAGTATTGAAGCGTTACGGATTAGACGGCAGTGAAAGCATTATATTAGAAGGCGATGTATATGGACTTCAACACTTACCGTTGAATAAACCTGTAAGAGTGCGAGATGTTTTGACTTTTAATGTTGAATTGCAAGAACCTGTTTCAAGAAAAGCACTACAAGAGTTAGCAGAAGCAACCGTTTGTCCGCCGCATAAATATGAACTTGAAGCCCTTCTAGGAGATCACTATAGTGAAAACGTGACGAACAAACGATTAACAATGCTGTCTCTTCTTGAAAAATATGAAGCGTGTGAATTGTCATTTGAGCGCTTTTTAACACTTTGTCCACCGTTAAAACCGCGCTATTATTCTATTTCAAGTTCACCGCTTAAGAGCAATCAAAAAGCAAGTATTACAGTAAGTGTAGTAGAAGGAAAAGCATGGAGTGGAGATGGAATGTATCATGGTGTTGCTTCATCTTACCTTGCTCAATGTCAAGCAGGTGAAAAAGTGATGATGTTTATTAATACACCTCAGTCTCGGTTTGAGCTTCCAGCTGACGAAAGTAGACCACTTATTATGGTTGGACCAGGAACAGGCGTTGCTCCGTTCAGAGGATTTTTACAAGCCAGATCCCTGTTAAAAGAGAAAGGAAAAACACTCGGAGAAGCCCATCTTTACTTTGGTTGCCGAAATGAAGCCCATGATTTTATTTACAAAGATGAACTTGAAAAAGCAGAAAGTGACGGTATTGTAACCCTGCATACGGCATTTTCAAGAATGGAAAGCTGTGACAAAACGTACGTTCAACACTTAATAGAACAGGATGCAGCAGAAGTGATTTCTATTCTTGTTGAAAAAGAAGGAGCTCTTTATATTTGCGGAGACGGCAAAAGTATGGCTCCTGCCGTAGAAAGTACGTTGAAAAAGGCATATCAAGACATAAAACATAAAAGTGAAGAGGAAGCAGAGCGTTTTCTTCTCGATTTAGAAGAACAAGGCCGCTTCGCAAAGGATGTTTGGGCAGGATAAATAGCAAAAGGAGCTAACTAAAGTTAGCTCCTTTTATTGTATATCTTGAATGCCTGATAAACGAATCGAAAAAATATTTTGCTTTTCATCTTTCAGAAATAAAGTTTGATCTAAGAGGTTAAGATTATGAACGCGCCCTTGACAAGTTTGCAGAAGCCCATCTTCATAATAATTAATTGTAAGCAACCGGTTTTTTCGTAGCGCTTTTAAAATCATGACATTCTCCTTTGTTATTTATATTAAAATTTTTAATCTTTTATAGAATTTCCTTACTTTTATTATATACAAAAAAGGTAAGCGTTTTCAATAAAGTTATGAACAATTTGTGAATCATTGTGCAAAAGAAAAAATCAGGAAATTGTATAGCGTGTAAACAGCTTAAAAACAAGCTCTTTTCGTGTAGATACACCTGTTTTAAGAAAGATAGATTTTAAATGATCTTGCACTGTATAAGGAGAAAGAAAGAGATCATTCGCTATTTCTTTAGTTGAAGAACCTTTAATTAAATAATCTAGGATATTACTTTCACGTTTTGATAAATTATAATCCTTTTTATTAATGGTTAGAATATCTGTTGGAGAGGCCTGAGAGATATTTATGGCTATGTTGAAATCCTTTTTATCTTTTATTAAGAGTAAAGAGGAAAGCGTTAGAAATCCGTACTTTTGAAGAGCAAGTAGCGTATGTGCTGACCCTTCCTCACTTCCTAGCGGCCAGTAGCAGAGGGCTTGAATTGACTTTGGCAATTTATTCCCCTCTAACGATTCAGAAGCTCTTAGGGCATCTAACATCTTTATACCTGTTTTTGTGTAAGATATCAGTTTAAGATCAGGAGAAAATAACAACATTTTAGGTTGTAAAGAAACGGGTTCTAACAATAAATGATAAAAGGTCTGAAGTCCACGACCAATCGAGGAAGAAAGGTTTTCAATAAGCTCTTTTTCTTCACTTTGAAAGTGTTCTTATGTTTTGAATAACGTTAAATACCCAAGACATTGATTTTTATATACCAAAACAGCACGAAGTTCGTCCTTGAATCCGGCGGGTTTTAAGATTGATGTGTATCTGTAACTTTTCTTAAGCTGTTCATCCTTTTGTTCACTTAGCACAGCTGCTCGTATTTCTTGATGAAAAAGTCTTGCATAGTGATTTACGTCTTATTGTAAATATTCATTTTTTAAAATCTGATGATGAATACTTTCAATGTTATGCTCTGTAACAGCTCCTATAGAAAGTAATGTGTGAGGGTCTACTGCAGACAGGCAATATGCTTCAAAAGAGAGTTCTTGCTGTAAAAGAGTGATAACACATTGCCGGTATGTCCAAGATGATGTGCATGTTTTTTCTAAGCGATGTAAAGCTGTGTCAATTTCACGCCACTTTTTCATATCATTGCTCCTGATATTTTTATTTCCCCATGTTTCTAGGATCGTCTTTTTTTCTTCTTCTTTATAATTGAGAATAGTTCTTAATTAATTTTATCGAAAAGAGTAGAGATTAGAAAGACTTTATAGGAGGAGAAAAGATGAAGGAAGTAAGCAATATGAATTGGTATAGTGATGAAGTATATAATTATCAAACAAAAATACCCTTGAAAATCCCAGGATATGATGAACTTTATAAGATGATGAATTATCTTATGTCAGTATATGTCTCCTCAGAAAACAAGCATATTCATATGCTTATCGTTGGGGCTGGAGGAGGACAAGAACTTATAACTCTCGGGAATAGAAATAAGGGATGGACATTTACAGGAGAGACCCTTCTATAAAAATGCTTCGTATCGCCCAACAGCGCACTAAGAAAGTAGGGGTAAACGCCAATTTTATACATGGAGAGGTAGAAGGTATAACAGGGAAATTTACAGGTGCAACTTGCATGCTTGTACTTCACTTTTTGAAGGAAGCAGAACAAGAGAAGTTGCTAAAAGAAATAAGTGAGCGATTAAAAAGTGGAGATCCTCTTTTTGTAGCTTCTATTGTTGGTGAAAAGGGAAGCGAGTTTCAATGGCAAATGAAAGCATGGAAAGAATACATGCTTTCAAACGGAATTCCTATTGAAGAGTGGCTTAACTTTGAAAAATCAATCGATAATACCATTCGTCTTATTTCAAGTGCGAAAATGAAGCATCTTTTAAACAGATCAGGATTTACAGAAGTAACAAAGTTTTATAAAGGTTTTTTAGTAGAAGGATGGGTGGGGGTAAATGGATAAAAAGTATTTTAGTGGTTCTTTTTTCCTGTCTTTCATAAAAAAAATTGATAAAAACTAAAAAGATTAAATTTTTTTTAGTAAAATCCATTGATATAAGAAATATTTTTCCTTATAATTGATTTATAGATTGAAAGTGCTTTCAGCAAACAGTACGTTTTGAAAGCGCTCGCCATATACTAAAAATTTGAAATTCAGACATGATATACAACAGGAAGGGGAATGAACCTTGGATTTCTATCTACTAATTATGACGCTAATATCTATTGCAATTGTAGTTGTTGGAGTTTCGGTGTTCAAATGGCATGCGTTCATTAGTTTGCTTGTAGCTAGTTTATTTCTGGCTATAACATCAGGACTCTCGTTAGATAAAATTGTAACTTCTTATGAAAGCGGTGTCGGCAGTGTACTCGGACACCTAGTTGGAATTTTAGCACTTGGAACAATTTTAGGAAAAATGATGGCTGAATCAGGAGCCGGTATGAGAGTTGCTGACTTCTTCATTCGATCTTTTGGACGTAAGAAGCTTCCATGGGCAATGCTTATTTCAGGATTCGTTATTGGTATTCCGGTCTTTTTTGAAGTAGGAATTATTATCTTAATTCCACTTGTTATTTCGATTTATAAAACAACAAAGCAAAATATCCTATTAATTGCACTTCCAGTTATCGCAGGTCTTTCAATTGTGCACGGAATTGTACCTCCGCATCCTGGGGCAATGACAGCCATTGGAATTTATAACGCAGACCTTGGCAAAGTTTTAATTTATGCTCTTATTATTGCCATTCCAGCTGCAATTGTGGCCGGACCTGTTTTTGCAAAATGGGTTCATAAACGAGTAATTCCAGAAAAAGAGCCTGAGCTTATTCGTATTAATACATCATCAAGCAGTTTACCAAGCACAGGCGTTTCGTTTTTCGTTATTTTACTTCCGATTCTTTTAATGGTTCTGTCTGTTGTAGCACCTACAGTTGAAGCGTTACCAAAGTTTGTTATTCAGGCATTAGAGTTCATTGGTAATCCACTTGTAGCTCTTTTACTTGCTTGTTTTGCTGCTTTCTATCTTTTAGGATTCCGTCAAGGCATGGATAAAAATATGGTGAAAAAGCTTACTGAAGATGCTGTA from Priestia filamentosa encodes the following:
- a CDS encoding AtuA-related protein, with the protein product MKKLYDIAHSRAGDKGNTLMLSLIPYNEQDYQLLCEKITAEKVKKHLEGIVEGKVIRYELPNISALQFVCYNAMGGGVTTSLSIDTHGKSLSYALLEMKVDM
- a CDS encoding DUF4241 domain-containing protein is translated as MQELLSFLLHEKENLYYQSIENITIISGNIVACDPNFFEEGTAFQKNVQPGSYPVSLLLDKENSVAGALITFSTQKPVRFEMATKPGQHIKNLKKNMIFGHPVDTGLSCFADGSAVLKMEELERQKINELGDDFISFYDDILEEKLEEHDDMWGNLILDEEYNLNALIFSSGYGDGFYASYWGINEKGNVVSLVTDFNIM
- the licT gene encoding BglG family transcription antiterminator LicT — protein: MRIKKIFNNNVILSESEHNQEIVVMGRGLAFQKKAGDEVEEEKIEKTFVIHSESTANKLSELLKDIPFLHLEVSNDIIELAQEKLSCQLNETVYLSLTDHIHFALTRFKEGLIIKNPLLWEVKKFYKDEHAVALLALDLIEERTGIRLPEDESASIALHLFNARQDSSGMEETMEMTNIVNSVVNIVNYHYGISFDEESINYNRFITHLRYFAYRMLRGELEHDEEENSLYEQVKNQYPAADECTKKVQKYLQKEYNVKMTKDELSYFIIHIHRVSNREKNK
- a CDS encoding beta-glucoside-specific PTS transporter subunit IIABC, with translation MDNKQLGNEIVELVGGEGNIISLVHCATRLRFKLRKHSEANKDALTNHPEVITVVEKGGQFQVVVGNRVGKVYSEIMKNHAIKGGDEGAEGGGEKVSVVSRVFEYISGTFSPLIPALAGAGMIKALLAVLTLLNVLDAKSTTYAVLNAASGGVFYFLPVFVGITAARKLNANPFVGGAIAAGLLEPNFTALIEQSGNINFLNIPLLAIDYSSTVFPMLIAIAIYAMLEKVLKKYTPDTIQLFFVPMISLLIMVPLTALAFGPFAEYVSAGIGSGIVFMLDKSAILTGILIAAAWPILVILGVHWGITPISIANFSRGGDMINPITAAATFAQMGIALGVYLRARKNKNLQSLSIAALLSGLFAGVTEPILYGIILRYKKLIPILLASGGLGGAFIAVFDVRVFTFVFNSMFTIPAYSPMVGYVIGISISFAAATILTFIIGAEGKKKEGKKEEGKAEVAATAEPAVTNMKNSQKTELSSPLVGEMVPLENVEDPVFSSGAMGKGVAVEPTEGIVYAPFDGEVSILFPTKHAIGLKSDDGIELLIHVGLDTVQLDGKHFSAYVSQGEKVKKGTKLVTFDIEGIQKEGYQTTTPVIVTNTDQYLDVVPSTFKHVNSKEPVFTVIK
- a CDS encoding glycoside hydrolase family 1 protein produces the protein MATFKPTFPKNFYWGGATAANQIEGAFDKDGKGLSAADFVEYIPKEERTKDNAMEITSEQIRKTLSGESTGRFPKREGVDFYHRYKEDIALLAEMGFTAFRLSIHWSRIFPNGYDKEPNEAGLAFYDRVFDELAKYNIEPIVTLSHYETPYGLTEKYNGWAGREVIDHFVRYAETVFTRYKDKVKFWISFNEINVITLSPFTGGGIVSDREENPVQTKYQALHHQFVASALVTKRLHEINPEGKMGCMLARMSHYANTPNPEDVLKAQKDNQDNLFFTDVHARGEYPKYMERFFIENDIKIIKETGDDEIIKQYPVDYITISYYMSMLSSSAPEGERTDGNLMNSLKNPYLEASDWGWQIDPVGLRIVLNDMYDRYRLPIFIVENGLGAYDKVEEDGSIHDTYRIDYLRKHIEQMKEAIGDGVELLGYTSWGPIDLVSMSTSEMSKRYGYVYVDKDDDGNGTLDRKRKDSFYWYKKVIASNGEEL
- a CDS encoding TetR/AcrR family transcriptional regulator, which produces MQNKRDKIMDAALELFAERGFNATTVPTIALNAEVGAGTIYRYFEHKEALVNAVFQRCVESFSHHLQENYPSDSGIREQFRHLFFKVVGFARDHVYAFSFLESQSNAPYLDSKSIDIFQEMMDFFYQFLEEGKKVNVIRSVPTEALFAIVYGAYVEIAKLLRKKILSESDQLMNSLEACCWDAVRV